The following coding sequences lie in one Candidatus Planktophila sulfonica genomic window:
- the rpsG gene encoding 30S ribosomal protein S7: MPRKGPVVKTPVVADPVYSSPIVTALINRVLLHGKRSTAEAIVYGALEGTRKKTDVDPLITLKRALDNIKPAVEVRSRRVGGATYQVPVEVKASRSSTLALRWLVDYSRDRREKSMSERLQNELIDAANGLGAAVKRREDTHKMAEANKAFAHYRW, from the coding sequence ATGCCACGTAAAGGTCCTGTAGTAAAGACTCCTGTAGTTGCTGATCCTGTTTACAGCTCACCAATCGTTACAGCGCTAATCAACCGCGTACTCCTTCACGGTAAGCGCTCAACAGCAGAAGCAATTGTTTACGGTGCTCTCGAAGGCACACGTAAGAAGACTGACGTTGATCCACTCATCACATTGAAGCGCGCACTCGACAACATCAAGCCTGCTGTTGAAGTTCGTTCACGTCGTGTTGGTGGAGCTACTTACCAAGTTCCAGTTGAAGTTAAAGCATCACGTTCTTCAACACTTGCTCTTCGCTGGCTCGTTGATTACTCACGCGATCGTCGTGAGAAGTCAATGTCAGAGCGTCTTCAGAATGAATTGATCGATGCAGCAAACGGTCTCGGAGCAGCTGTAAAGCGCCGCGAAGATACCCACAAAATGGCTGAAGCAAATAAGGCATTTGCTCACTACCGCTGGTAA
- a CDS encoding DNA-directed RNA polymerase subunit beta', which yields MLDVNFFDELRIGLASAQNIRDWSFGEVKKPETINYRTLKPEKDGLFDEKIFGPTRDWECYCGKYKRVRFKGIICERCGVEVTRAKVRRERMGHIELAAPVTHIWYFKGVPSRLGYLLDLAPKDLEKVIYFAAYMITEVDAEAREEDMPQLEKKLANDRKKIETKRDVDLDTRTKKLEADIAELESEDAKSDVKRKVRESAERELKAIRERSEREITRLEDVWSRFKNLKVQDLEGDENLYREMRDRYGMYFKGDMGAAAIKRRLETFDLETEHAMLTDLSENGKGAKKTRAIKRLKVVNAFMTTSNHPASMVLDCVPVIPPDLRPMVQLDGGRFATSDLNDLYRRVINRNNRLKRLADLGAPEIIVNNEKRMLQEAVDALFDNGRRGRPVTGPGNRALKSLSDMLKGKQGRFRQNLLGKRVDYSGRSVIVVGPQLKLHQCGLPKQMALELFKPFVMKRLVDLNHAQNIKSAKRMVERARPVVWDVLEEVIAEHPVLLNRAPTLHRLGIQAFEPQLVEGKAIQIHPLVCTAFNADFDGDQMAVHLPLSAEAQAEARILMLSSNNILSPANGRPITSPTQDMVLGLYYMTMEREGEIGEGRAFGSVSEAIMAHDQHSVSLQAKVKIRVKGETLETTIGRALFNEALPADFPFVDHDVTKKALGAIVDKLAEFYPKVTVAQTLDALKSLGFHWATRAGVTIGIEDVVTPPRKREILDGYETQADKVQSQYEKGLITDDERRQELIEIWTKATAEVGKAMEDNFPHLNPVWMMVFSGARGNMMQIRQIAGMRGLVANPKGEIIPRPIKSNFREGLSVLEYFISTHGARKGLADTALRTADSGYLTRRLCDVAQDVIIREEDCGTDRGLALPIAIRQQAGNLVKHDHVETSVYGRTLAEDIEVNGEVLAKAGSDLGDRVIDALVAAGVDEVKIRSVLTCDSKVGQCAACYGRSLAAGQLVAVGEAVGIIAAQSIGEPGTQLTMRTFHTGGVAGDDITHGLPRIVELFEARTPKGVAPIAEAAGVVSFREDAKGKKIIVTPDDGGEEVAYPITRRQKLLVEEGSRVEVGQKMVVGAIDPKQVLRILGPRATQVHLVNEIQSVYRSQGVGIHDKHIEVIVRQMLKRITVLEAGDTEMLPGELVERGRFEAENRRVVTTGGKAASGRPELMGITKASLATESWLSAASFQETTRVLTDAALSEKSDPLLGLKENVIIGKLIPAGTGLARYRNIRVEPTEEAKAAVYAAYDEYDFTPFDQGGSGEAVRLDEVEIPR from the coding sequence ATGTTAGATGTCAACTTCTTTGATGAACTACGAATCGGTCTTGCATCGGCTCAAAATATTCGTGATTGGTCTTTCGGCGAAGTAAAGAAGCCAGAGACAATCAACTACCGCACACTCAAGCCTGAGAAGGACGGACTCTTCGACGAGAAGATCTTCGGACCAACTCGTGACTGGGAATGTTATTGCGGTAAGTACAAGCGCGTTCGATTTAAGGGAATCATTTGCGAACGTTGCGGTGTTGAAGTAACACGCGCAAAGGTTCGTCGCGAACGCATGGGTCACATCGAGCTTGCAGCTCCTGTAACTCACATCTGGTACTTCAAGGGTGTTCCATCACGCCTTGGTTACCTTCTTGACCTTGCTCCAAAGGACCTCGAAAAGGTTATCTATTTCGCTGCTTACATGATCACAGAAGTTGATGCTGAAGCTCGCGAAGAAGATATGCCACAGCTCGAGAAGAAGCTTGCTAACGATCGTAAGAAGATCGAGACAAAGCGCGATGTAGATCTAGATACACGTACAAAGAAGCTCGAGGCAGATATTGCTGAACTCGAATCTGAAGACGCTAAGTCAGATGTAAAGCGCAAGGTTCGTGAATCTGCAGAGCGCGAGCTCAAGGCAATCCGCGAGCGTTCAGAGCGTGAAATCACACGTCTTGAAGATGTCTGGTCACGCTTTAAGAACCTCAAGGTTCAAGATCTCGAAGGCGATGAGAACCTCTACCGCGAAATGCGTGACCGTTACGGCATGTACTTCAAGGGAGATATGGGTGCTGCTGCAATCAAGCGTCGCCTTGAAACTTTCGATCTCGAAACTGAACATGCAATGCTCACCGATCTTTCTGAAAACGGAAAGGGTGCAAAGAAGACTCGTGCTATCAAGCGCCTCAAGGTCGTCAACGCATTCATGACAACAAGCAACCACCCAGCATCAATGGTTCTCGATTGCGTACCGGTTATCCCACCTGATCTGCGCCCAATGGTTCAGCTCGATGGTGGACGCTTTGCGACTTCAGATCTCAACGATCTCTATCGCCGCGTTATCAACCGCAACAATCGTTTGAAGCGTCTTGCTGATCTCGGTGCTCCAGAAATTATCGTTAACAACGAAAAGCGTATGTTGCAGGAAGCTGTAGATGCGTTGTTCGACAACGGTCGTCGTGGTCGTCCAGTAACTGGCCCAGGAAACCGTGCACTGAAGTCACTTTCAGACATGCTCAAGGGTAAGCAGGGACGTTTCCGTCAGAACTTGCTCGGAAAGCGCGTCGACTACTCAGGTCGTTCAGTAATCGTTGTTGGTCCACAGTTGAAGTTGCACCAGTGCGGTCTGCCAAAGCAGATGGCTCTCGAGCTCTTCAAGCCATTCGTAATGAAGCGTCTTGTAGACCTTAACCACGCGCAGAACATTAAATCTGCAAAGCGCATGGTTGAACGTGCTCGTCCAGTTGTATGGGATGTTCTTGAAGAAGTAATTGCAGAACATCCAGTGCTCCTGAACCGCGCTCCTACACTTCACCGTTTAGGTATCCAGGCATTCGAACCACAACTGGTCGAAGGTAAGGCAATCCAGATTCACCCACTCGTATGTACAGCATTTAACGCTGACTTCGACGGTGACCAGATGGCTGTTCACCTTCCATTGTCTGCAGAAGCTCAGGCTGAAGCACGCATCTTGATGTTGTCTTCAAACAACATCTTGTCACCAGCTAACGGTCGTCCAATCACATCACCTACACAGGACATGGTTCTTGGTCTTTACTACATGACTATGGAACGTGAAGGCGAAATTGGCGAAGGTCGCGCATTCGGATCTGTATCTGAAGCGATCATGGCTCACGATCAGCACTCAGTCTCATTGCAGGCGAAGGTCAAGATTCGCGTTAAGGGAGAAACTCTCGAGACAACAATCGGCCGCGCACTCTTCAATGAAGCTCTACCAGCTGACTTCCCATTCGTTGATCACGATGTAACTAAGAAGGCTCTCGGCGCAATCGTCGACAAGCTTGCTGAGTTCTATCCAAAGGTCACAGTTGCACAGACTCTCGATGCGCTTAAGTCGCTCGGATTCCACTGGGCAACACGTGCCGGCGTAACAATCGGAATCGAAGATGTTGTAACACCTCCTCGTAAGCGTGAAATCCTCGACGGCTATGAAACACAAGCTGACAAGGTTCAATCACAGTACGAAAAGGGACTCATCACAGATGACGAGCGTCGCCAGGAACTCATTGAGATCTGGACAAAGGCAACAGCTGAAGTTGGAAAGGCGATGGAAGATAACTTCCCACATCTCAACCCAGTTTGGATGATGGTCTTCTCAGGTGCTCGTGGAAATATGATGCAGATTCGTCAGATCGCAGGTATGCGCGGACTTGTAGCGAACCCAAAGGGTGAAATTATTCCTCGCCCAATTAAGTCGAACTTCCGTGAAGGCTTGTCAGTTCTCGAGTACTTCATCTCTACGCACGGTGCACGTAAGGGTCTTGCAGATACAGCGCTTCGTACCGCTGACTCTGGTTACCTCACACGCCGTCTCTGCGACGTTGCACAGGACGTCATCATTCGCGAAGAAGATTGCGGAACCGATCGTGGTCTCGCACTTCCAATCGCTATCCGTCAGCAAGCTGGCAACCTTGTAAAGCACGATCACGTTGAAACTTCTGTTTATGGTCGCACATTGGCTGAAGACATCGAAGTTAACGGCGAAGTTCTTGCTAAGGCTGGCTCAGATCTTGGTGACCGCGTCATCGATGCACTTGTTGCAGCTGGTGTCGACGAAGTAAAGATCCGCTCAGTTCTTACTTGCGATAGCAAGGTCGGACAGTGCGCAGCTTGCTACGGTCGCTCACTTGCTGCAGGTCAACTCGTTGCAGTTGGTGAAGCAGTCGGAATTATCGCTGCACAGTCAATCGGTGAACCAGGTACACAGCTCACAATGCGTACCTTCCACACTGGTGGCGTTGCAGGTGATGACATCACTCACGGTCTTCCACGTATCGTCGAGCTCTTCGAAGCACGTACACCTAAGGGTGTTGCGCCAATCGCAGAAGCTGCAGGCGTCGTTTCATTCCGTGAAGATGCAAAGGGTAAGAAGATCATCGTTACACCTGATGATGGTGGCGAAGAAGTTGCTTACCCAATCACACGACGTCAGAAGCTACTTGTAGAAGAAGGTTCACGCGTTGAAGTTGGCCAGAAGATGGTCGTCGGCGCAATTGATCCAAAGCAGGTACTTCGTATTCTCGGACCACGTGCAACTCAGGTTCACTTGGTTAACGAAATCCAATCTGTTTACCGCTCACAGGGCGTAGGCATTCACGATAAGCACATCGAAGTAATCGTTCGCCAGATGCTCAAGCGCATCACAGTTCTTGAAGCTGGCGATACTGAAATGCTTCCAGGTGAACTCGTTGAACGCGGTCGCTTTGAAGCTGAAAACCGTCGCGTTGTTACAACCGGTGGCAAGGCTGCATCTGGTCGCCCAGAACTTATGGGTATCACCAAGGCATCTCTTGCAACTGAATCATGGTTGTCAGCGGCTTCATTCCAGGAAACAACTCGCGTACTTACAGACGCCGCGCTCTCTGAGAAGTCAGATCCACTCTTGGGTCTTAAGGAGAACGTCATCATCGGTAAGTTGATCCCAGCTGGTACAGGCCTTGCCCGTTACCGCAACATCCGAGTTGAGCCAACAGAAGAGGCAAAGGCAGCGGTTTACGCAGCTTATGACGAGTACGACTTCACACCATTCGATCAGGGTGGTTCAGGCGAAGCAGTTCGCTTGGATGAAGTCGAGATTCCTCGCTAA
- the fusA gene encoding elongation factor G: MSTVEKIDLATVRNIGIMAHIDAGKTTTTERILFYTGISYKIGEVHEGAATMDWMEQEQERGITITSAATTCMWKGNLINIIDTPGHVDFTVEVERSLRVLDGAVAVFDGVAGVEPQSETVWRQADRYSVPRICFVNKLDRTGASFDKCVGMIKDRLNAVALVLQLPIGNESDFIGVVDLIAMKALVWRGETKKGEDYVVEEIPADMADKCKEARAAMLETLAENDDAIMEKFLEGAELSEDEIIAGIRRATISAKLSPVLTGSAFKNKGVQPMLDAVNRYLPSPLDIDAIVGTDMNDSEVEMKRLPKNEEPFSALAFKIMTDPHLGKLTFIRVYSGVLETGSTILNSTKNRKERIGKIYQMHANKREERDNVGAGMIVAVMGLKDTTTGETLCDPAKPVILESMDFPAPVISVAIEPKTKGDQEKLGVAIQRLSEEDPTFHVETDEETGQTIIAGMGELHLEILVDRMRREFKVEANVGKPQVAYRETLRKPVARHDYTHKKQTGGSGQFAKIQIAIEPLPTGEVEGGYEFVNKITGGRVPREYIPSVDAGCKEAMTAGPLAGYPLTDVRVTLLDGAYHDVDSSELAFKVAGIAAFKEAAKLADPAILEPVMKVEVVTPEDFMGDVIGDLNSRRGQIQAMDERSGARVVRALVPLSEMFGYVGDLRSRTQGRASYSMEFDSYAEVPGNVAKEIIAKVRGE; the protein is encoded by the coding sequence GTGTCAACAGTAGAGAAGATCGATCTAGCTACGGTTCGCAATATCGGAATCATGGCTCACATCGACGCGGGCAAAACCACGACTACTGAGCGCATCCTTTTCTACACAGGTATCTCATACAAGATCGGTGAAGTGCACGAAGGTGCAGCAACGATGGACTGGATGGAGCAGGAACAAGAGCGCGGTATCACTATCACCTCTGCTGCAACCACATGTATGTGGAAGGGCAACCTGATCAACATCATCGATACACCGGGCCACGTTGACTTCACAGTTGAAGTAGAACGTTCACTCCGTGTTCTCGACGGTGCAGTTGCTGTATTCGACGGTGTTGCTGGTGTTGAACCACAATCTGAAACAGTATGGCGCCAAGCAGATCGTTACTCAGTTCCACGTATCTGTTTCGTAAACAAGCTTGACCGTACAGGTGCTTCATTCGACAAGTGCGTAGGCATGATCAAGGATCGCCTTAACGCGGTTGCTCTCGTTCTTCAGCTTCCAATCGGAAACGAATCAGATTTCATCGGTGTAGTTGACCTCATCGCAATGAAGGCGCTTGTATGGCGCGGCGAAACTAAAAAGGGCGAAGACTACGTAGTCGAAGAGATTCCAGCTGACATGGCTGATAAGTGCAAGGAAGCTCGTGCAGCAATGCTCGAAACTCTTGCTGAGAACGATGATGCAATCATGGAGAAGTTCCTCGAAGGTGCAGAACTTTCAGAGGACGAAATCATTGCTGGTATCCGTCGCGCAACAATCTCTGCAAAGCTTTCACCAGTTCTTACAGGTTCTGCCTTTAAGAACAAGGGTGTTCAGCCAATGCTTGATGCTGTAAACCGTTACCTTCCATCACCACTCGATATCGATGCAATCGTCGGTACAGATATGAACGATTCAGAAGTTGAAATGAAGCGCCTTCCAAAGAACGAAGAGCCATTCTCAGCACTCGCGTTCAAGATCATGACTGATCCACACCTTGGAAAGCTCACATTTATCCGTGTTTACTCAGGCGTTCTTGAGACAGGATCAACAATCCTTAACTCAACAAAGAACCGCAAAGAGCGCATCGGAAAGATTTACCAGATGCACGCAAACAAGCGCGAAGAACGCGACAACGTTGGTGCGGGCATGATCGTTGCTGTTATGGGTCTTAAGGACACAACAACAGGCGAAACACTTTGCGATCCTGCAAAGCCAGTAATTCTCGAGTCAATGGACTTCCCAGCACCAGTTATCTCTGTTGCTATCGAGCCAAAGACAAAGGGCGACCAGGAAAAGCTTGGCGTTGCAATTCAGCGTCTATCTGAAGAAGACCCAACATTCCACGTTGAAACTGATGAAGAAACAGGTCAGACAATCATCGCTGGTATGGGTGAACTTCACCTCGAAATCCTTGTCGACCGTATGCGTCGCGAATTTAAGGTTGAAGCTAACGTCGGTAAGCCACAGGTTGCATACCGCGAAACACTTCGTAAGCCAGTTGCACGCCACGACTACACACACAAGAAGCAGACAGGTGGTTCTGGTCAGTTCGCAAAGATTCAGATCGCTATCGAGCCACTTCCAACAGGTGAAGTTGAGGGCGGATACGAATTCGTAAACAAGATCACTGGTGGTCGCGTTCCACGCGAGTACATCCCATCAGTTGATGCAGGTTGTAAGGAAGCGATGACAGCAGGACCACTTGCTGGATATCCACTTACAGATGTACGAGTAACTCTTCTTGACGGCGCGTATCACGATGTTGACTCATCGGAACTCGCATTCAAGGTGGCTGGTATCGCAGCGTTTAAGGAAGCAGCAAAGCTTGCTGATCCTGCAATTCTCGAACCAGTGATGAAAGTCGAAGTTGTTACCCCTGAAGACTTCATGGGTGATGTCATCGGCGATCTCAACAGTCGTCGTGGCCAAATTCAGGCCATGGACGAGCGGTCAGGTGCCCGCGTTGTTAGGGCGCTAGTTCCGTTGTCAGAGATGTTCGGCTATGTCGGCGATCTCCGCTCCAGAACACAAGGTCGCGCGAGCTACAGCATGGAGTTCGACAGCTATGCCGAAGTTCCAGGCAACGTCGCAAAGGAAATCATTGCGAAAGTTCGCGGCGAATAA
- a CDS encoding pyridoxamine 5'-phosphate oxidase family protein, whose amino-acid sequence MSNDKHYHVQRLSDREFSERDAINEFLDNEFLAHVGFIESSTKEPFVIPMGYARDGDRILLHGSTGSRMMMQIAAGTQICVTITQVNGLIAARSTFNSSINYQSVMIFGTATVLKDEEKMKALEVISNGLIPGSWDYTRPITSKETAATMIVALSLEKFSAKQRTGNSHDEDEDMNLPLWAGIIPVERIFGTPIAADYASDIPVPAHILKHGN is encoded by the coding sequence ATGAGCAACGATAAGCATTACCACGTACAACGTTTAAGCGATCGTGAATTCTCTGAACGAGATGCAATCAATGAATTTCTTGATAACGAATTTCTTGCTCACGTAGGCTTCATTGAAAGCTCAACCAAGGAACCATTTGTAATCCCAATGGGATATGCGCGCGATGGCGATCGTATTCTTCTGCATGGTTCAACAGGTTCGCGCATGATGATGCAGATTGCTGCTGGTACACAGATTTGTGTAACGATTACGCAAGTAAATGGGCTTATTGCGGCTCGCTCAACATTTAACTCATCAATTAATTATCAATCTGTCATGATCTTCGGAACAGCAACAGTTCTTAAGGATGAAGAGAAGATGAAAGCTCTCGAAGTAATATCTAACGGTTTGATCCCAGGATCATGGGATTACACACGTCCCATCACTTCGAAGGAAACTGCGGCAACAATGATCGTTGCACTTTCACTTGAAAAGTTTTCAGCGAAACAGCGAACAGGTAATTCGCATGACGAAGATGAAGATATGAACTTGCCTTTATGGGCAGGAATCATTCCGGTCGAACGAATCTTCGGAACTCCAATCGCTGCCGACTATGCCAGCGATATTCCGGTTCCTGCTCACATCCTCAAGCATGGCAATTGA
- the rpsL gene encoding 30S ribosomal protein S12 — protein MPTIQQLVRRGRAEKTTKTNTPALKGSPQRRGVCTRVYTTTPKKPNSALRKVARVRLTSGMEVTAYIPGEGHNLQEHSIVLVRGGRVKDLPGVRYKIIRGSLDTQGVKNRKQSRSRYGAKREKKAS, from the coding sequence GTGCCAACTATTCAACAGTTAGTGCGTCGTGGTCGTGCAGAAAAGACTACGAAGACAAATACACCTGCGCTAAAGGGTTCACCACAGCGTCGCGGTGTTTGCACACGTGTGTACACAACAACACCTAAGAAGCCAAACTCTGCGCTTCGTAAAGTTGCACGTGTTCGTCTTACTAGCGGTATGGAAGTTACTGCATACATTCCAGGTGAAGGTCACAACCTTCAAGAGCACTCAATCGTTCTTGTACGCGGAGGCCGCGTAAAGGATCTTCCAGGTGTTCGTTACAAAATTATTCGTGGATCACTTGATACACAAGGTGTTAAGAACCGTAAGCAATCACGTTCACGTTACGGTGCTAAGAGAGAGAAGAAGGCTAGCTAA
- the tuf gene encoding elongation factor Tu has protein sequence MAKAKFERTKPHVNIGTIGHIDHGKTTLTAAISKVLHDKYPDVNPFTPFDQIDKAPEERQRGITISIAHIEYQTEKRHYAHVDCPGHADYIKNMITGAAQMDGAILVVAATDGPMPQTKEHVLLARQVGVPSIVVALNKSDMVDDEEILELVEMEVRELLSKYEFPGDDTPIVRISALKALEGDQKWADKLMELMDAVDAFIPQPAREIDKPFLMPVEDVFTITGRGTVITGRIERGVVKVNEEVEIVGIRTEAQKTTVTGVEMFRKLLDEGQAGENVGLLLRGLKREDVERGQVVCKPGSITPHTEFDASAYILSKDEGGRHTPFFNNYRPQFYFRTTDVTGVVTLPEGTEMVMPGDNTEMAVTLIQPIAMEEGLRFAIREGGRTVGAGRVTKIKK, from the coding sequence ATGGCAAAAGCCAAGTTCGAGCGCACAAAGCCGCACGTTAACATCGGAACCATCGGCCACATTGACCACGGTAAGACAACACTTACTGCTGCGATCTCAAAGGTCTTGCACGACAAGTACCCTGATGTAAACCCATTCACACCTTTTGATCAGATCGATAAGGCGCCAGAAGAGCGCCAGCGCGGTATCACAATCTCTATCGCACACATCGAATACCAGACTGAAAAGCGTCACTACGCACACGTTGACTGCCCAGGCCACGCTGACTACATCAAGAACATGATCACTGGTGCTGCACAGATGGACGGAGCAATCCTCGTTGTTGCAGCTACAGACGGCCCAATGCCACAGACTAAGGAGCACGTTCTCCTTGCTCGTCAGGTAGGCGTTCCATCAATCGTTGTTGCACTTAACAAGTCAGACATGGTTGATGACGAAGAAATTCTTGAACTCGTTGAAATGGAAGTTCGTGAACTTCTTTCTAAGTACGAGTTCCCAGGCGATGACACTCCAATCGTTCGTATCTCAGCACTTAAGGCACTTGAGGGTGACCAGAAGTGGGCAGATAAGTTGATGGAGCTCATGGATGCAGTAGATGCATTCATCCCACAGCCAGCTCGCGAAATCGACAAGCCATTCCTTATGCCAGTTGAAGACGTTTTCACAATCACAGGTCGTGGAACAGTTATCACCGGTCGTATCGAGCGCGGCGTCGTAAAGGTCAACGAAGAAGTTGAAATCGTTGGTATCCGCACAGAGGCTCAGAAGACAACTGTTACAGGCGTCGAAATGTTCCGTAAGTTGCTCGACGAAGGTCAGGCTGGCGAGAACGTCGGACTTCTTCTTCGTGGACTTAAGCGTGAAGATGTAGAGCGTGGTCAGGTTGTTTGCAAGCCTGGCTCAATCACACCTCACACAGAGTTCGATGCATCTGCATACATCCTTTCAAAGGATGAAGGCGGTCGTCACACTCCATTCTTCAACAACTACCGTCCACAGTTCTACTTCCGTACAACTGACGTGACTGGCGTTGTAACTCTTCCAGAAGGCACCGAAATGGTTATGCCTGGCGATAACACTGAGATGGCAGTAACTCTCATCCAGCCAATCGCGATGGAAGAAGGACTCCGCTTCGCAATCCGCGAAGGTGGCCGCACAGTAGGTGCGGGTCGCGTTACAAAGATCAAGAAGTAA